GTGTGATCTGATGGGCATCACTGAGGGCCTGGTGAGTCTCCTGGCTCCATGTCGTGCTGCCCCAGCCCTCCTTGATCTTTAGCACTGCCAAGGTCCAGGGGCCTTGAATGATGTGGTGAGGAACGAAGCACACGACAAACACTCCCACCACAGCGCACAGCATTTGGAGAGCCCTCCGTTTCACACCTCTGGGTCTAGTGGAGGAGAAAGCCCTGCTCTTTTTGCGTTCACTGGATAGAATTGTTGACGACCTGATTACTGGCTGAGCTGGAGACTGAGCTAGCAAGGCGCGAGCAATGAGGAGGTTAAAAACCACTATGATGAAGAAGACTATGAAAAACAATCCAATTATAGTGAAATGTGTGGCTGCCACGGCCTTCTTACTCCCGTCGCTTTTCCTCTGGTACCCCTCAAAACAGCGCGTTACATTCATCTCATCCTTATTGATCCCCGGATTCAACAGGAAAGGCACCGATGCCCCCAATGTCAGCAGCCAGATGGTTGCAGTCACGACAATCCCACGGCACCTGTGGTCTGAAGAGGCTGCATCTAGTGGCCGTGTGACAGCCCAGTAGCGGTTAATACTGATGGCTCCGAGGAAGAGGATGGAACAGTAGGTGTTGATGAAGAACATCGAGCCGGTCACTCGGCACAGGAAGTCGTGGTAGATCCAGTCACCATGGCGAGAGTAGTAGTCAATCCAGAAGGGAAGAACACAGACGAATAGGAAGTCCGCTATGGTCAAACTTGTCATGTAGATACGGATCTCGCCCAAGCTTCTGGCCTCACGGAGACGGCGGAGGACAAACAGGACATAGCAGTTTAAAAAGAAACCAAGGATAAAGATGACGCTGTAGGAAATGGAGAAGAGTCTGTAACGAAATTCAGAATCCAGAAAGCTGCTGTTGCTGGAAGCTGTGGGATCTCCTGTTTCACCCAGGGATCCAAGCAATACTTCTGTGGCCTCAAAGGACTGGTTTTCACGTAAATCCAGCATTATTGTCTGTGGGAGGTAAAGCACATCATAAACagtaaacaaaaaaagaaaaagaatagtgTCAAAATGTCCTGTCACATCAAAGCACTCTGGTGGCTCTGTCCTGAAGTGGGCAGTAATTTCTAGGACAAACTCATTCCAATGATTATCAAAAAtggtatataatttttttttttagctttagtATTAGCTATAATAGATAAACTTCATCCCAAGATGCAATCTTCTGAACAAGAACTGCATCCTCCATGATGCCAACGCTGCCATAAACATGCCACAAGTAACGATCTGGCAGCTGTAAAGAGCATTGTAATGGTGTCTGCCGGAGGCAACAGCTTTATCTGTAACAACGCGTCATCCTAATAGGAGATACAACGGAGGAACCTGCAGCCATCAGAATCAATACAACTAGTGATTATCACGCACATAAACATGGACCTCTATGACCATGTTTATGTGCGTGATAATCGGTCCgagtaacatgatcctcccacgcgctacgaccccctggcgaaacccctcactgtcaggtgaaaagaagcggctggcgactccacatgtatcgggggaggcatgtggtagtctgcagccctccctggattggcagagggggttggagcagtgactgggatggctcggaagagtggggtaattggctgggtacaattggggaggaaaaaggggggggatccacacacacacacacacacacacacacacacacacacacacacacacaaaatcactccTTTCTAAGCCcggttgtttttgtgtgtcaaagggTGTCTGATGATGGCTCAAAACTGTAATACCGAGGAACACCAATTAAACACTCTTCAAAATAAATTCCCAGCCCTGCAAGTGTGGCAGAGTGCAAAATTCAGTTCATGTGGTAAACTGCGCCAGGGTGTTGATCACAGGAGTGAGTTTTGACTCATCCAACCCCACCACTCATTACTCGTTCTTCTTTTTCGCAttcacaaacaaaacattagagcacaaaaggatgtaatttggatttgtgaacgCCCACTACCTACCCAGCCAATGGctcaccgcacgtcactgctACGGACGCAGtcggccatgtctgctggtgggaagcctaATGCAATCTGGAAAGTATTTAGTCTTCAATCAAAAGGAAATCAGACACTTGCTACAGTTTAGAGGAAAGCTCACATGACAGTCTCACTTGAGAATTTGTTACCTGTTATGTGAACCGTCAACAATCACCTATTCCTACACGCCACTGTGTTGTCTCGCTCGCCTGTCCATCCTCACAGAAGGATCCCTGCTCCAATGCTGTTCCTGGGCtttctcccatttttctcccaacCATTGTGGTTTACTGTATCTACCTGTGTCTCCCACTGTCTATGTAGAGCCCTCTGAGGCTACAATTAGGATTTAGGTTGATCCAAATAAACTTGATTCCACTCACGTGATCTTAGGTATTAGGACAGTCTGGATCATGAATCACtgcactctgtattgttcatttatttgaccatatctgaaccactgtgtggaggtatggggtaatgCATACAAAACCAacttacaaccattatgtatactacaagaaagagccataagaatagttaataatgtagggtatcgtgaacacaccaaaaaagccatttttaaagtcaagtgccttgaagttcagtgATTTAGCAGAagttttaacacagcacaaataatgttcaaagcaagaaataaTCTACTACCGAATAATatacaaaaatattctcagatagagaaggggcatataatttgagagggaaatcaaACTTCACAAAACTATGTGTTcaaacaactttgaagagcatgggcatttccattagttatcctgctctcagggatgctggagcctatcccagcagtcactgggcggcggcggggggggggcaccctggacaggccgccaggccatcacagggcccacacgcacacacaaacattcatacctagggacaatttagtatggccaattcacctgacctacatgtctttggactgtggggggaaaccggagcccccaggaagaaacccacgcagacacggggagaacatgcaaactccacacagaggacgacccaccaaggttggactacctggagcttgaacccaggaccttcttgctgtgaggccaccgtgccaccctggcaTTTCAATATGTAGGTGAAAACTGTGGAACAGTCCGAACATGGAACTCAAGCAAAGTctacaaacattacgcagttcaagaagaagtacacagGACTGATTATCGagagatatagggatgacgaGGAGTTGTGTCTATGTTTTATTTATCcttaaacatttcttattactttttttttccttcatttttctttctatgacactgagtggatatttgggttgtacgtagcattgagatctgtttattcttggtacgtGACATTGGGACGTGTTTTTAGTTTTCGTTTTTCTCATTCTCTCGTTCTCTCATgtgggtttttttctctctttttttccctcctgttgttcacagtagttgagtttgtattgtgcagcacaacttgcattgaatttgagctATACAGTACagcgggaattgagtttgaaatgtatagtagctgaattaatgtaagagtaggtgagaaggagtAGGAAAAGAAAtgtgtgtacttcctcctactccttttcaaacatgtaacaaataatctgagcATACAGAGgtctgttcgctgagtttgatgtgtgaatttgttgatcacttcagattattggcaatggcttatctgtatgttatatccggCTTATTAAATCAtcattcgttcgttcgttcataCATGAATCTGTCGCTCAAAAGTTTGGTAAGACCATGACTGTGCACATCTAAAGAATTTAAGGAATTTAAGTAAAGTTCTAAGACGACAACGTTGTGTAAGCAGTGTCAAAATTTCCAGCTAGCTTATCATTTCACACTAtatgtggtaaaaaaaaaaagaaaaaagaaaaaaaagactatgACTGACCCACATGTCGTGTAaaagacctctctctctcacagaagcACTGGTGTTGTGTCATTTTACACAGTGCTGATAGAAATGCACAACCCTTTAGTATCCTATACACAGGGTTAGGGAGGGGGCTTTCAAAGCCAAATTGCTTGCAAAATGTGAAGGATTCAACTTCAAGATTTAATGTCCAACAGTACGTACAAAAATGCAATAGCAGATGTACTGATAACAGTAGCTGTCGTAGAGGCTGGACTGACTGATGGTTGACTGCTGTCGTAAAGTGAGTTGTAACATGATGAGACAGAGTAAAAGCTGCACAACCGATTGTGAGACTATTATTTACATATAAATCATTATAGCAGACTTTCAGGCTTTGCCTATGTCATTGACGGCACACCTGATGtgataaagtcaagtcaagtttatttatatagcacatttaaaacaaccacagttgaagcaaagtgctgcacaagcttaaaatactgtaaggtgcatggataagtagacacgctagcccttggctaatgggtcggaccctttagtcaactggttaacattgtGGCTTGCGGggtgggagatatgggttcgcgtcccggctgtggcggttctcgaactgccccctgaattctctacaatataaaataagtgacacatatgagtataaaatatatatgtaaaaaGGACATAATAAAGGTGCTGTCATGCCAATACTACTAGATAGAGCTATTGTTACTTCATCTCATTTTCGTTTTGTATAtcttaaatgtaatccattattattacagccgctccctctcttcattcactctttaCACTGCTCTCTGTCGCTACCCGATCTAAGTCAATGGTGCGCAagcatgactcacatctacggttgacttagattgggcagcgatggtgaaaacattatgtattcaggtatgagACTTGAAAATAAACAAGAAGTCGAGCTTGTTTCGCAAATCAGCAAATCGTTCACTGCTGATCTCGGCACAGGAgacctggaggaacactggatgaacaaaAAATAATAACCTTTGTCAGGGACGGTGGATAATGTAGGCTAAAGAAAGCTAAGCCTTCCCTAACTGCTGGTTATTGTAAATCCTACACAGCCATGTGTCCCCCTTTTACAGACAGTCTGGTTTCTCAGCTCCCTGTCCGGCATTCGGCGCAACGTCTGGACGGACGCCTATTTGTCCTCCTTTTGATGGTATTGAATAAAAATCAAGCACGCTCGTAAATTCCCTCTCAGAGTGCACTTTGTTATACTGTGTcttattggctactgtgaaagaagTCTGCGTTTTTATTGGCTAATGGTGTGTGCGGCCACTCTGAAAGTACGTATTTACAATTACAGTTATTTTCAACATCAATATTATTATTTTGCACGTTATTGGCTGATGTACCTGTCAAATCAATGATCTTGTATTTCATTGGTTTAATGTGTAAATGCTCGCATTAATGAGTAAATGCTTACTGAAAAAGTCAGTCAGGTAGGTACAGCTTTGTGCTGCGCACTGCGACGAATACCCACACGGCCAATAGAAGCAAGGCAGCCAACCAGGCATAGGAGGCGGCAAAGTTAATATTGTGTGTGTCAGAATTTCCTGAATTGCACAACACAAGTTTATGATTGTATAGAGATATCGGGAAGAAAGCCCTTGGTTGGAAATATGTTTCCAACCAAGTAGGCATATCAGGTGTGTTTTAATAGTCAGatagcgcgtatcccacttctgacaccaatgtagcgaattcggcgggcaaccacaggaactgccgcagccgggacgtgaacccgtatctcccgcaccgcgggagacaacgttaaccagtggactaaagggtccgacccgttagccaacgtgtctacttacccatgtacgttacactacccccccttcgagaaagcgcgtatcccacttctgacaccaatgtagcaaattcggggggcaaccacaggaactgccgcagccgggacgtgaacccgtatctcccacagcgcgggagacatcgctaaccgcttgactaaagggttggacccttttgtccactggttaacgctgtcgcttacggtgtgggagacacgggttcgcgtcccggctatggcggtcccgggctgcccccttaattcgctacagtatcaacAATAAAAATATCTCATAGGCTTGTCCATATTAATCTGGGGGAAATGACCCTTTGTTGACAACTCGCCTGCTGAACTGCCATCAGCTGAGGAAGCACTTTGGGCAGTATCAGGGGCaggtgttgttgctgctgttcctTCAACAGCGCTCCTGGGGAAATAGTTGATGGAACAGGataagtttattttattaacatAACTTATAGCAAACTCAAATAACTCAGAGCAAATAATCAAAACAGCACCCAAAACAACAAGTCTTGCTAATTAAGTAAATTAGCTAATTGAGGTGCAATGATGATGGAATATAACTGCAGACCGCAAAATGATAATGTACATAATG
The DNA window shown above is from Lampris incognitus isolate fLamInc1 chromosome 16, fLamInc1.hap2, whole genome shotgun sequence and carries:
- the ptafr gene encoding platelet-activating factor receptor yields the protein MLDLRENQSFEATEVLLGSLGETGDPTASSNSSFLDSEFRYRLFSISYSVIFILGFFLNCYVLFVLRRLREARSLGEIRIYMTSLTIADFLFVCVLPFWIDYYSRHGDWIYHDFLCRVTGSMFFINTYCSILFLGAISINRYWAVTRPLDAASSDHRCRGIVVTATIWLLTLGASVPFLLNPGINKDEMNVTRCFEGYQRKSDGSKKAVAATHFTIIGLFFIVFFIIVVFNLLIARALLAQSPAQPVIRSSTILSSERKKSRAFSSTRPRGVKRRALQMLCAVVGVFVVCFVPHHIIQGPWTLAVLKIKEGWGSTTWSQETHQALSDAHQITLVLMGVNCILDPVVYFFATRKFRMFLLAHIRKIMKQDSCSNTGTAQISMESKGQSQKLASGHQ